The following coding sequences lie in one Benincasa hispida cultivar B227 chromosome 6, ASM972705v1, whole genome shotgun sequence genomic window:
- the LOC120079879 gene encoding calcium/calmodulin-regulated receptor-like kinase 2 isoform X2 — protein MSQRADLVIIGISVGLALGILIAILVFYVIRWYRKNAYLRRSTNEHSLGTIQIRTNGLDASTEFSASLSGSIAFRGSEKLHKDSWSPWRNHHHKDIVASASGVLKYPYKDIQKATENFTTLLGQGSYGPVYKAKMPNAAVVAVKVLASDSKQGEKEFQTEVSLLGRLHHRNLVNLLGYCIDKGSHMLIYEFMSNGSLDNLLYNSENRVLSWDERIQIALDISHGVEYLHEGAVPPVIHRDLKSANILLDHAMRAKVADFGLSKEEVFDGRNSGLKVHCQAGMSPDGIDEIIDKQLAGEYSLEEARKLADIGHRCLHKVPRKRPLISEVSQAILKIKQRRLGKASNTSLASMDLSSAVNRIEEQQVELSRIASLA, from the exons ATGAGTCAACGAGCTGATCTAGTTATCATTGGCATCTCTGTTGGTTTGGCACTTGGTATTTTGATTGCTATCCTGGTATTTTATGTCATAAGATGGTATAGAAAGAATGCGTATCTTCGGCGAAGTACAAATGAGCATAGTCTAGGAACTATTCAGATTCGAACAAATGGATTAGATGCAAGTACTGAATTTAGTGCATCTCTTTCTGGTTCCATTGCTTTTCGGGGATCTGAAAAGCTCCATAAAGATTCTTGGTCCCCTTGGAGGAATCATCACCACAAAGACATAGTTGCTTCTGCATCCGGTGTTCTGAAGTACCCTTATAA GGATATTCAGAAGGCTACAGAGAACTTCACTACTCTTTTGGGACAAGGGTCATATGGTCCAGTATATAAAGCAAAGATGCCCAATGCAGCAGTTGTAGCTGTTAAGGTGCTTGCTTCAGATTCCAAACAGGGTGAAAAAGAGTTTCAGACGGAG GTAAGTCTACTAGGAAGATTGCATCATCGAAATCTGGTGAATTTGTTGGGGTACTGCATTGATAAAGGAAGCCACATGCTAATTTATGAGTTCATGAGTAATGGAAGTTTGGACAACCTTCTTTACA ATTCAGAAAATCGTGTCTTGAGTTGGGATGAGAGGATTCAGATTGCTCTTGATATCTCTCACGGAGTCGAGTACCTTCACGAAGGG GCTGTTCCTCCTGTCATACATCGTGATTTGAAGTCTGCCAATATATTGTTAGATCATGCGATGAGAGCTAAG GTTGCTGATTTTGGTCTGTCAAAGGAAGAAGTTTTTGATGGCCGGAATTCTGGTCTGAAAG TACATTGTCAGGCTGGAATGAGCCCTGATGGGATTGATGAAATAATTGATAAGCAACTAGCTGGAGAATACAGTCTTGAGGAAGCAAGGAAGCTAGCTGATATCGGTCATAGATGCTTGCATAAAGTACCGAGAAAACGTCCTTTAATTAGCGAAGTTTCGCAGGCGATATTGAAGATAAAGCAGAGGCGACTTGGGAAAGCTAGTAACACGTCTCTTGCAAGCATGGATCTTTCGAGTGCAGTGAACAGAATCGAGGAACAACAGGTGGAATTGAGTAGGATTGCTAGCTTAGCGTga
- the LOC120079879 gene encoding calcium/calmodulin-regulated receptor-like kinase 2 isoform X1, with amino-acid sequence MSQRADLVIIGISVGLALGILIAILVFYVIRWYRKNAYLRRSTNEHSLGTIQIRTNGLDASTEFSASLSGSIAFRGSEKLHKDSWSPWRNHHHKDIVASASGVLKYPYKDIQKATENFTTLLGQGSYGPVYKAKMPNAAVVAVKVLASDSKQGEKEFQTEVSLLGRLHHRNLVNLLGYCIDKGSHMLIYEFMSNGSLDNLLYNSENRVLSWDERIQIALDISHGVEYLHEGAVPPVIHRDLKSANILLDHAMRAKVADFGLSKEEVFDGRNSGLKGTYGYIDPTYMATNKFTMKSDIYSFGIIIFELITAIHPHQNLVDYINLAGMSPDGIDEIIDKQLAGEYSLEEARKLADIGHRCLHKVPRKRPLISEVSQAILKIKQRRLGKASNTSLASMDLSSAVNRIEEQQVELSRIASLA; translated from the exons ATGAGTCAACGAGCTGATCTAGTTATCATTGGCATCTCTGTTGGTTTGGCACTTGGTATTTTGATTGCTATCCTGGTATTTTATGTCATAAGATGGTATAGAAAGAATGCGTATCTTCGGCGAAGTACAAATGAGCATAGTCTAGGAACTATTCAGATTCGAACAAATGGATTAGATGCAAGTACTGAATTTAGTGCATCTCTTTCTGGTTCCATTGCTTTTCGGGGATCTGAAAAGCTCCATAAAGATTCTTGGTCCCCTTGGAGGAATCATCACCACAAAGACATAGTTGCTTCTGCATCCGGTGTTCTGAAGTACCCTTATAA GGATATTCAGAAGGCTACAGAGAACTTCACTACTCTTTTGGGACAAGGGTCATATGGTCCAGTATATAAAGCAAAGATGCCCAATGCAGCAGTTGTAGCTGTTAAGGTGCTTGCTTCAGATTCCAAACAGGGTGAAAAAGAGTTTCAGACGGAG GTAAGTCTACTAGGAAGATTGCATCATCGAAATCTGGTGAATTTGTTGGGGTACTGCATTGATAAAGGAAGCCACATGCTAATTTATGAGTTCATGAGTAATGGAAGTTTGGACAACCTTCTTTACA ATTCAGAAAATCGTGTCTTGAGTTGGGATGAGAGGATTCAGATTGCTCTTGATATCTCTCACGGAGTCGAGTACCTTCACGAAGGG GCTGTTCCTCCTGTCATACATCGTGATTTGAAGTCTGCCAATATATTGTTAGATCATGCGATGAGAGCTAAG GTTGCTGATTTTGGTCTGTCAAAGGAAGAAGTTTTTGATGGCCGGAATTCTGGTCTGAAAGGTACATATGGCTACATAGACCCAACATACATGGCTACAAATAAGTTTACGATGAAGAGCGACATCTATAGTTTCGGCATAATCATTTTTGAACTAATCACAGCCATTCATCCACACCAAAATTTAGTGGACTATATTAATCTC GCTGGAATGAGCCCTGATGGGATTGATGAAATAATTGATAAGCAACTAGCTGGAGAATACAGTCTTGAGGAAGCAAGGAAGCTAGCTGATATCGGTCATAGATGCTTGCATAAAGTACCGAGAAAACGTCCTTTAATTAGCGAAGTTTCGCAGGCGATATTGAAGATAAAGCAGAGGCGACTTGGGAAAGCTAGTAACACGTCTCTTGCAAGCATGGATCTTTCGAGTGCAGTGAACAGAATCGAGGAACAACAGGTGGAATTGAGTAGGATTGCTAGCTTAGCGTga